The Francisella hispaniensis FSC454 genome includes the window CCTTTTTGTACTGAGAACGCTAAACCATGAGCCTGATTATAGTTATGGTATGGATCTTGCCCTAAAATGACTACTTTTAGATTATCTAGCTCAGTATATTTAAAAGCATCGAAAATATTTTCCTTGGCTGGGAAAATCACCTTACCTTTAGAGATTTCACAAGCTAAAAAGTCAAGTATTTGTTTAAAATAAGCTTTCTGTTTCTCTTCTGATAGAATATCTGACCAAGTCATTTTTGGCACTCCTGTAAAATTTGATTACTTAAAATCATTTAAATAAGCCTATAACTAGTAAATATTTAGGCATAACTATCGTTATAGACTATTTTTTAGAATTTTTATGATTATAACAAAATGAGATATATAAAAAGAGAAAATTTTATAGAGTTAGAATTTTATAACAATTACTTTTTCTTTTGTGGCGGAAGATCTGTTGCAGTACCTTCATAGACTTCTGTAGCCATCATTAAGCTTTCAGATAGAGTTGGATGAGGATGAACTGTAAGAGCGATATCTTCAGCATCACAACCCATTTCTATTGCTAGAGCCGCCTCTGAAATAAGCTCACCAGCGTTAGTACCGACAATAGAGGCACCAATAATTTTATGATTTTCATCAAATAGAATTTTTGTCATACCTTCTGATCTATCGATACTTAATGACCTACCACTAGCTGCCCATGGGAATACACCTTTTTCATACTTGATACCTTTTGCTTTTGCAGAAGTCTCAGTCTCACCAACCCAAGCAACTTCTGGATCAGTATAAGCAACTGAAGGAATCACTAAAGGATCAAAACTATGATTTAGACCAGAAATAACTTCAGCAGCTGTTCTACCTTCTGGTACAGCTTTATGAGCAAGCATAGGCTGACCAACGATATCTCCTATTGCGAAGATATGTGGCACATTTGTACGAAGTTGCTTATCTACAGGGATAAAGCCTCTTTCATCAACTTTAACACCTGCTTTTTCTGCATCGATTAGTTTACCATTTGGCTTACGACCGATAGCCATAAGTACTCTATCGAATCTCTCATTCTTAGCAGGATGATCACCTTCCATAGTTACATAGATACCGTCTTCTTTAGCTTCCATAGCTGTTACACCTGTTTTCAGACGCACATCATAACGACTATTTACTTTTTGGTATGCTTTGACTAAATCTTTATCAACACCATTCATAAGCTGATCGGCAAACTCAACAACTGTAATCTTAGTACCTAACTCAGAATAAACCTGTGCCATCTCAAGACCAATGATACCACCACCTACTACGAGCATAGTCTCTGGGATTTCTTTCATCTCTAGAGCACCAGTAGAGTCAATTATTCTATCATCTTTAGGTACAAATGGTAAATTAATTACGCTCGATCCTGCCGCAATAATACAGTTATCAAAAGCAATCTTCGTAACTTTACCATCAGCAGCTTCTACAGCAAGCTCTTTATCAGAAGTAAATTTACCATAACCTTGTACGATTTTTACTTTTCTCATCTGAGCCATGCCTTTTAGACCGCCAGTAAGCTTACCGATAACACCATCTTTATACTTTAAAAGGTTTTCTCTGTTGATCTTAAGGCCACCCATCTCGATGATACCTAGAGATTCTAGATGACGCGCTTCATTGATAACTTTAGCAATATGCAACATAGCTTTAGATGGAATACATCCCACATTTAAGCACACACCACCAATCTCGGCATATCTCTCTACTAAAACAACTTCTAATCCTAAGTCAGCTGCTCTAAAAGCCGCACTATATCCACCAGGACCACTACCTAAAACTACAACTTGTGTTTTAATATCACTCATTTTAAAACTCCGCGTTTACATTATGATTTCACGTAAATCAGATAAAATCTGACAACATCTAGTTAAGAACTTAGCTGCTAATGCACCATCAATTACCCTATGATCTGCTGACATAGATAGAGGTAGCATAGTTCTAGGTTCAAATT containing:
- the lpdA gene encoding dihydrolipoyl dehydrogenase; the protein is MSDIKTQVVVLGSGPGGYSAAFRAADLGLEVVLVERYAEIGGVCLNVGCIPSKAMLHIAKVINEARHLESLGIIEMGGLKINRENLLKYKDGVIGKLTGGLKGMAQMRKVKIVQGYGKFTSDKELAVEAADGKVTKIAFDNCIIAAGSSVINLPFVPKDDRIIDSTGALEMKEIPETMLVVGGGIIGLEMAQVYSELGTKITVVEFADQLMNGVDKDLVKAYQKVNSRYDVRLKTGVTAMEAKEDGIYVTMEGDHPAKNERFDRVLMAIGRKPNGKLIDAEKAGVKVDERGFIPVDKQLRTNVPHIFAIGDIVGQPMLAHKAVPEGRTAAEVISGLNHSFDPLVIPSVAYTDPEVAWVGETETSAKAKGIKYEKGVFPWAASGRSLSIDRSEGMTKILFDENHKIIGASIVGTNAGELISEAALAIEMGCDAEDIALTVHPHPTLSESLMMATEVYEGTATDLPPQKKK